The Fragaria vesca subsp. vesca linkage group LG2, FraVesHawaii_1.0, whole genome shotgun sequence genome includes a window with the following:
- the LOC101291787 gene encoding heme-binding protein 2-like gives MMKSPMVVLVLVAAMLTCLEAIESPQYTVVHLESDFEIRDYRDGAWMSAPVKDISFEKATRNGFHRLFQYIQGANLNSSRIAMTAPVLTSIVPGAGPLHSSAYFVRFFLPVKFQASPPTPLPELNLKPYTWDSRYIAVRKFSGFARDSNIVQEAQKLATSLSRSPWANCTSEESSSAYSIAQYNSPFKFIGRVNEVWVDVNASGSEDDKYSEVVTY, from the exons ATGATGAAGAGTCCGATGGTGGTGCTGGTTTTAGTGGCGGCGATGCTGACGTGTCTGGAGGCGATTGAGTCGCCGCAGTACACTGTGGTGCACTTGGAATCGGATTTTGAGATTAGAGATTACAGAGACGGCGCGTGGATGTCTGCTCCTGTTAAAGACATCTCGTTTGAAAAGGCCACCAGAAATGGCTTCCACAG GCTGTTCCAGTACATCCAAGGTGCCAATTTGAATTCCTCCCGAATTGCAATGACGGCGCCTGTGCTGACAAGCATAGTCCCTGGAGCTGGACCTCTGCACTCATCCGCATACTTTGTGAGATTCTTTTTGCCAGTGAAATTTCAAGCCTCCCCACCCACACCCCTCCCGGAACTCAACTTGAAACCTTATACATGGGACAGTCGTTACATCGCAGTCAGGAAATTCTCAGGATTTGCAAGAGATAGTAACATTGTGCAAGAAGCACAGAAACTCGCCACCAGCCTTAGCAGGTCTCCGTGGGCAAACTGTACCTCAGAAGAAAGTAGCTCTGCTTACTCGATTGCGCAGTATAACTCCCCATTCAAGTTTATTGGGCGTGTGAATGAAGTTTGGGTCGATGTCAATGCGTCTGGATCAGAGGACGATAAATACAGTGAAGTAGTTACCTACTGA